The Eupeodes corollae chromosome X, idEupCoro1.1, whole genome shotgun sequence DNA window AATATCAATaagttgcagttttttttacaattaaattgcAGTTACACGTTTTTGTCGAATTGACGTTCGGGATACCACTAtccgtcgtccatatctcaagaaccagcagaCTTCCATAATTTTCTGTAGACTAATTGTATGCAACAACagataacgtttttgacatctggaacaatttttagaaaaaacgaAGAGGggctgtttttaaaaaaaataaagcttcaaataaaataaaaccactattaaatgttggtaaaaatgatttttgaccaTAAACACATAGTTTTAATCATTCAATTAAATCTTAAGaattcaactttaattttttattaaaaaatctgcaaaaaatactgcacaaaattgttaaaatttcgaTTTTCTATTCgaatatctcgtgaataaataaaggtattgatgtcaaattgattttattatatcCTAAATAAAAAGATGATGTCCTCAAAAAATccaacctttatttttttataaaaaataaaacctttcaaaaaacattactaaaattgctaaatattgaGTTTCGACTAGAATATCGGAGACAAAGAcggatattgaaatcaaagttattttataacacaaacaaaacttttatttaacttttttgaaaaatttatctgtcaacttttttttacaaaacacgaaaacctacacaaaTAAAATGCCTGACTGGGTCGTACAAACATGTCAAaaagtttctcaaaaaaaaacttagttttttaatttttttacttgaaaatcgttagagacgtttttttaattaatttattatacatACATTATACATGTTTTAATTtgagattaaaaatatttttagtgttTAGTTATTTGATGACTTATTTTTAGaatactgaatttcgaaaaaaaggtttagttttttgattatcaaatattattaagacagtatAAGAGGTGTAGCTATTGAAACCGATTGATAAATTCTTGAGAAAAATATCAGTTTTAGGGGGTACACTTCTGGagcaataaattttttttctattgaaaaaagtcaaattaagttaaaaaaaatgtttttgtttttgagaaaattcgaaattttgatGTTTGACCAACAAATAtgtatggggactgctgttacttttagttttaaaaaaataaaaaacgcctAAAGCGAATTCAGTCGAtccaattgtttggactgtaggggcgaggaaagacagacagacggacggaattggGGGATACACATTTTACGACTTCTCTaccaatattattaaatataaaacgttTATTAATAAGCTCTATGTAACTAactattacaaatatttttaaagattttcgaataaaatttttgaaaacctaaatttttttgagaaatcaaattgcattaaaatttttgaaaacaaacttttctgagggcacattttaaaatttgaaatattttaaagcagaCTCTTTTATTCATGAGAAATTTCGTGCTACCCAGTCGGGCATTTTAGTGTATATTAAAAGTAAAGTATTACTTGGCgagggttttaatttttgaataaaaagttcTAAACAACCTTTTATTAAGGGCTTAACATTTTGCTAAGtagcaatttaattttctatatatTTAGTAATTTACTAAGCCATAAATTGGAACCTTCTTATCTTCTTTTTAATCCTGAGGCTCCACAAGAGTAAAATCAAATCCATCTTCTCTTCCGCAATCTCATCCGaaatccattgtttttttttgactagGCAAATTATGTCTTGCCATGAGCAAcctcaaatgtcacatttgacattagaaacggttaatttgttgtttacttttttgttgattaacCTTTAATGTcggtatttattgtttttttttacaaaattaaaaaaaaacattaaatttcaaacaaattatatcaAAGAAATGCCTttcagtaaacaaaaattagtccttaaaaaaaatgaatgctgGTTAAGAAGCTGTAGGAACTACAAGAGCTAACTATCCAAGAGAATAGAAGAAAACACAGGTTTTGGTTGAATCCATTTTTCGAAGTAAGGGAGTTTCATGATTTGGAGGCGCACCTACTCAAGAACTTACTATGGGAGGACTGTGCACACTATAAGAATTTTCGTAGGATGTCGGTCGACAGCTTTGAAGCTGTTCTGTGCCTAGTAAAGATAACtttgaattaatgaatttaGGCACTCAACGacaatttaaatttcagtttcacatactacaacacaaacgtcaaatttgatgacaggattTTGATCCGCTCGAAAAATTCAAACTGCGATGACCGGATCATGTATTGGATGTTGGATTGTCGGTCTCTATTGGATTATCTGATGACAGGCCGATAGTCCtgttttagttttctttgaAGAGAATAAAGcattttgtgtgaaaaaaatcatatttctgaaactttttttgtaaaaaataaacaaattaagattGTTCTACGGACCTGACAGATGCTGTCGTGCattctatttcatttttgtaaagaccggattttctaaatcaaaggcactaatcaaaatttgttgaacttGAAAGGGAAAACATTGCCTATTACATTTTTTCGTTGAGACATATAAAAACTacatggcaagttttgcattcgtaaaaaaattcgaactcgagattttaaccAAATGTGACACAACGATGGTAGATGGTAGTCGAAAATAGTGGGTCCCCAAATTCCATCCATCTACCTGTCCTTGCCCCTAaagcccaaaccattgggtgTATTGTGCTGTATATGTttaggcattttttttaaattttttaaagacaaaaaaaacagttgtccccatacaaatttaaaaaaaaacacaattctaCAATTCTGGTGGAAGAACTGGTTTTCAAGAAACCTTGCAGAGCTGGGATAATTATGGCATTTCAACGGAAACTGAGGAGTTAATATAAAATCCTTTCAAACATTTTGGGGATATGAGAAAGTTTAGCAATTGGTCGATAGTTTTTAACCGTTCATTTCGGCAATGCAATCGGGTAATAATTTACCCAGAAAACAATcagtaaatacttaaaatagATTCTATCAGGTTTAAAAAAATCCCTAGAAattgaatctttaaaaaataattcaaagtaaTTAGCTTTAATAATGGggtaaataaatcaatttattcttaatcTAGATCTATCAAAACgcatttttgtgtttgtttttgcatTCCCCGGGGCaacattaattgatttatttttgatctaagaTCAAATCTGCATATCTGGATTTTTCGGCATGAATGGAATGGCTTTCTTTGGAGTGTAATAAAATTTCTCACAGCATGTGCAGCAAACGAAGTCTACGATTATACCTACCTATGTACGTCAAACGCATCTACATATAAAAGCCAAGGTAAATAAAATGTACGACGAAATTGTTCATGTATCCAAAAAGTCTAATACAAAATAGCAAAGGTATCAATCAATCAACGTTATAAGTTTACAATTTGTGTAATATGCCGTCCTCATTATTTATATCgttaaatattgtatttaaatcaGTTGTTCCTGAAATGATAGTTAAAAGTcaatattaaacattaaaaattgttgcttgctttaacaaaaattagattttattcaaattatgtaAAGCATTTCTCATGAAAAATCTTACAGTTCATTTACCCAATGTTAACTTAACAAAATGGTTAACTTATTTAGTACTTTACGTCATTTTGTGAATACCCtcagtttataaattttaagatttagaaGTACACATGCAAATTCAGTTAatcctcaaaaattaaaatgatatttgtCCAAAAAGAATCTGaatttattaagtttgtttCTTAGATCGTTATGGCGATTTgttatatacaaaatgtttaaatttattttagaaatattattttttcaatgcaaCATGgattttttgatcatcaaatattatttagacgTATAAGgacttataaataataaaaaaaaattggttcaataGTTCCTAATAGTTGTATGGGAaccgttttcgaaaaaaaaaatcaaatgcatTACTAGCCATACAGTTCCCTAATGCAAGTAAGTATGTTAAAGCAACACCTTGTTACCAAGGAACTATGGACTACGGCGAACGTATAAGCAGTGTAATATGTATTCAggtttattttcaatgttcaaAGTGTCTCGAAATCATTATAGGTATTCTGCCCTATGAAGAATCTCGCCCGATAAAGCTATCAGCAGCTTCACCCAAATAAGATTTATCTTTGAATTCAGAACTCACGGTTCGAAAAATATGAATGTTCAGAAAACAACTCTCCAAAAAAAACTCCCATCTCTGTTATGGGAACAGAAACTCAAATCTGAAGATGCTTACATAAGAAGAGGTTGCAACACCGCGTCGAACTGTTTGGCGTCAGTATGTTAACTCTTGAATTCCCATGTCCaagttaatgaaaaaatatattcccTTCACCGACGGGTGACACTGCATGTTTTCAACGTTGTAACAAGGATGTTATAAGTTATTCTTATTGTAAAATACATGTGTGAAACTCCTGATAGGGCtggtaattttttgtattttttgtttttagtagaAATCATTAATAATAGGCgcctattattttaaaataagtatgcAAATACAACAGAAGAAGTACATTAATGAAAAAAGACATATTTAgtaaggttgtttaaaattaacgATATCGTATATGAAcctattgaaaaaaatccaggCGTACCCAAGGATCTATCCTAGATCCACTAGAAATATAAAATGTGTTCAGGATGTTCAGCAAGACTATTACCTTTAAAGGTTTATTCTCTTTAGCTCTTCAAACTGATTTAAACCATTACCTTTAAGAAACATTTCCAATTTATGCATAAATTAATTGccaaagaaattatatttaaatataattaaaaaatatgtattccgatagtaatacaaatttatgtttataagataaaactgaaacaaatattattaattttgaaaaatacgcactattcattgaaaaaattaattacttaatttaagaaaatattacgaattagaaaatgtatttattaaaatcgtTAAAATAGCTTAATTAAGCTAAATAAACGTCATCTAATCTAATCTAGTCACTAATCTATTTTAAATCAACAtacaaagttatttaaaattccaagtttatttttgaatttaaaattttaatttgtaaataaaataatgcattTTTCGACTCCATTTTTCGTTTCTGGTTTTGTGtggaacttttgttaattttgataGCCTTCCGTCTAAACAGAAGAAAAATGCTTAACACGTTAATTTTGTTCGCCTTTAAAACAACTTACAATACCCTATCTCAAAGCAATTGAAAGTCTCTTAATTGGTAGTTGGGTATCAACCAATCAAGTTATCGGAATCCAGCTCATCACAGCGGACAACTCATCATGACATAACTTTTGAGTTGACTAAATTATGTACTTTGTAAGCAATTTTATGCCTTTGTCTCTTATTAATACTATTATTTCGAATTGATCAAACTTTTAAATGcttaaatgtatacaaaaatgttataacatttttgtaatgtttCTTTGTTGCATATTAACTTGTTTGTTATTccatagttaaaattaaaaaaaaaaacaacaatgctcAAGACTTTAATAAATGGAAACGTTTAGTCGGACGAAAATAATGGATTAAAATAGAGTTGTAATAGTACTTCATTTAGGTCCTACAAATTATCTACTAAAATAAGGTACAAATAGTGATTTGGAGGTTATAGGGATAGATATACAAAGTTTattaatctaaaataaaaatgcaatagttgattgttttaaaaatcctatatttttttcattcatttatttttttacacatAATTGATACTTATGTAACACTATGCTTATTCTCTCTTTATAGTTTGCAGTTTCGATTCACATAActgttttgtttctttcttaatttttgtggtTTACATCTATAACttacttaaagaaaaatatttactttagtTAACATATTTGGTACCTGCCCATCACAAAACATCCGATATTGGCTCCctacttttgttttcattgtttttttgtttttacaattattttttttttacaattaatttttaccttttttatcgaaaattcaCTTAGTCTACTCCGTATTTTCATGTTATCACTGATATCTTGTGTATTTCACATTCTGACaattcgattgtttttttttttaatttcttttttccttctaaaattaaaaaaacaacaaaattaaatttttaacagtaGTTGTgtatgaaaagaaaacaaaattaagttaaaattttgtttgttcatgaAACTTTctagtttaaatattaaatacgaGTATACGATAATTATTTAAGCCAAGATCTGATTTCTTATACTTCTCTGTTTTGATTTGTAGACTGTTTcactaataattataaataatgaggttttgttttgatttcttattGTTAAGCAAttcatgttttaataaaaatacagttgaaaaatattattacatacatcataaaataattagaaagattttttccactcatattttttttttttttcatttacaaaattttaacgtacaatttttgtttatcctttttttcgatgataattttaatattattacatTGTAACATTGTGCTGTTGTTACCAATGCCTATGTGTCCTTATTTTGAGTGAGTGGTATTCAAACAATACAATATTATCTTATattcatacatttataaaaaaaaaattctacatttCTTGTTTGACATTCATTCTGTGTACACTATGTATGGGGAATTAGATTCCAGCTCCGACAtttcaacctttatgaagcTCTGGTTGGGAAGTTGAAGGGAATTTCTATTACTCGCTTGAGAGTTACGCCTGaaaataattcattaaaatcTTTAATAGGAGTGGTCTAgtgaacaattaaaaataaaacttcaattaaaagaaGCTAGTTGGTTAGAGATTTAATCCATATAAACGGGTTGGATAAACTGGACAAAGtcggaatttaaaaatacttcataTAGATAAAAGTATCAAGTATTAAATTTGACTTACTTTGCTTTCGCATGCGTTAGAATATGTGATTTCAGATTGGTCGATTGGGCAAACTTTTTATTACATCCATCAAATGGACAAACATAGGGTCTGTCACCTGTATGTATCCGAACGTGAGTCCTGTAATAATAAGTTAAAGcataaatagtaaaatatttaataaataaaataaaaaacaccttaaatattttataaaataataaaaacagataATCATAACATAGATTTTTACACGAaaagacaatatttcaaaacactgttcggctgttcgatataagccggtacagcgacgtaaacactgccgctcgaacacccgaaacttctccatctgggaaggggcaacgctgaaccacacaggacaaccataaacgatcatcggccgtatgagggccatgtagcaaatgacctttactctggggtcaagccgactgctgtaaaacagccgttttgtcagagagaaggctcctctggccctggtcagagcagcatttatatacctgtcgaaatataaatactgatctaaccagataccgaggtacttcactacacttttgctcgctaatggctagccgtgaagatcaacaatgaccatcttgcgccaattcttgcacgtatacctcgtggccctagccaacggagtccggaacagaattgtctccgacttctggacatttattttcagtttccagtcgtcgcaatatcgctgaatcttgtcgaaatcacgctgcaaaagAAAACtgataacctcaacctttcgggccgttctgtacgcaattagatcgtcggcgtacgcaattgcctttgtaagactgcCTATCAGATctctggtgtaaatgctgaagagaatcggcgaagtcaccgctccctgttgaagaccatttttaattgagaatgttgtggtagaagtttcattgccacttttgacaacaaactttctaccgttaagcatatcataaagtatatacaacagtGGCTTGCTTGtaccaagcctgctcagttttaggtaaagaccctctaaccctaaggtgtcaaaggccttttccaaatcaaccagaacagcacctgtgcattattgttttgatttattccattggatatcagaaactagtttagacgcagcatgcaTTGTTTcgtgacccgccttgaacccgaactttttatccggaattattttgttgtccgcagcccacttagtcagagccctattgatgatcttttcgaaaaccttgctgatgctcggaagaagacttatcgaccgaagatttgatggGTAAGAGTTGTCCTCTCCCTTCTTCcgatgcactggataatatgcattattaatattttttgcctcgaggaattgacaaattctccaagagtaattctcaaattcaattcaaatttgccgttcggattcggcttaaaactgtaggtgaCCTCcttccctgacaacagtactcgcatacaggaatggttgagagttgtcagttactaggccctagttctcaaacggactgttgcgccacccaatttatttattttattttatttagagatatctatttatgattatttttgctattatatacatataatacATTCATCAATAAATTCACAGTCTGAACTGAACAAgctctttaatattttgaaactacTTACCGCAAATTGAAATCAAGCGAAAATCGTTTCCCACAACCCTCAAAGGTACATTGAAATGGCTTTTCTCCCGTGTGCACTAACTGGTGCCGTTTTAATTTTGAGCTTTCAACAAATGCTTTGCCACATTCGGCACAGACATGAACGCGAGGGCCGTGTGTATGAAGGTGCTTACGCATGGCAGAATTATCTCTGAACATTTTGTTACAGCCTTTATGAGGACAAGctgttgaaaaatatacaatgcaaatatttaaaatatttaaatctaaaaaatataacactACCAATTTTTCTATCGTGCAATTCAATTGGCAAATGGGTGTTCGAAGGAAGAGTAGCGTTTGATGACAGTGAAGCTATACCCttcttaagttttaatttatgacCCGGTCTTGCAAATTCAGCCAACTGTTTCGGGTCAGATAAATCAAGACCAGGTACGCAGTCTTGTGTTAGTTTCTTTCCACCAGTCATATACTCTGTGTAATCAGGATCGGGTTCTGGATTTGATCCTTCTTCATCATCTGATGCCCCCGAAGCCCACATTGTTACACTGAATTCGCCTTCCATTGTTTTGATTTGTACTTGTTTTTGCTCCCAACGGCGTGGTTTTACTGCAGACTCTTCAGTTGTGATGACATCTTCTGGTTTTGATGTTCTTAGTCGACTTATTACATGTCGTTGTTTTGGTGTAGAACCAGTTTTTCTTTTCCTATCAAAATTTgagtacaaaatttaataaacttttatttatttaaacggaAAACTATGGTTCTTACTTTG harbors:
- the LOC129953291 gene encoding transcriptional repressor protein YY1 isoform X1, with protein sequence MNMAHPDIMCEVEISDSSIVEVVDTEHFSDMNGVPYEHYGIQVCDDQYEEVTCETEDSQGLMMQNIDDVFISEEVVLQSDSNMQGHEDGLDGSNDHFRSYADASPFGSDIYVEQIPGPSKKRKTGSTPKQRHVISRLRTSKPEDVITTEESAVKPRRWEQKQVQIKTMEGEFSVTMWASGASDDEEGSNPEPDPDYTEYMTGGKKLTQDCVPGLDLSDPKQLAEFARPGHKLKLKKGIASLSSNATLPSNTHLPIELHDRKIACPHKGCNKMFRDNSAMRKHLHTHGPRVHVCAECGKAFVESSKLKRHQLVHTGEKPFQCTFEGCGKRFSLDFNLRTHVRIHTGDRPYVCPFDGCNKKFAQSTNLKSHILTHAKAKRNSQASNRNSLQLPNQSFIKVEMSELESNSPYIVYTE
- the LOC129953291 gene encoding transcription factor YY2 isoform X2, producing the protein MNMAHPDIMCEVEISDSSIVEVVDTEHFSDMNGVPYEHYGIQVCDDQYEEVTCETEDSQGLMMQNIDDEVVLQSDSNMQGHEDGLDGSNDHFRSYADASPFGSDIYVEQIPGPSKKRKTGSTPKQRHVISRLRTSKPEDVITTEESAVKPRRWEQKQVQIKTMEGEFSVTMWASGASDDEEGSNPEPDPDYTEYMTGGKKLTQDCVPGLDLSDPKQLAEFARPGHKLKLKKGIASLSSNATLPSNTHLPIELHDRKIACPHKGCNKMFRDNSAMRKHLHTHGPRVHVCAECGKAFVESSKLKRHQLVHTGEKPFQCTFEGCGKRFSLDFNLRTHVRIHTGDRPYVCPFDGCNKKFAQSTNLKSHILTHAKAKRNSQASNRNSLQLPNQSFIKVEMSELESNSPYIVYTE